CAATGTCCGCATCTTCCAGCACAACCATGGCGTTGTTGCCGCCTAGTTCCAGTGCCGTTTCTTTTAAATGTTCACCCGCCAGTTTACCGATCCCTTGTCCAACTTCTGTGGAACCCGTGAATGAAATTACTTTGGGAACCGGATGAGCGACAAAGTAATCCCCGATCTCGCTGCCACTTCCGGCAACGACATTCAGCACGCCCACAGGCAGACCAGCCTGTTCAAACAAATCGGCAATGAGCCAACCTGCCGTAATCGGAGTGTCTGATGCTGGTTTAATCACCACACCATTACCAAGGGCAATCGCTGGAGCTACAGATCGCAGGCATAGATGCAAAGGGAAGTTCCATGGCCCGATAACACCAATCACTCCCTTCGGCTCTCGAACCACACGGTTCTCTTTGCCAGGGGTATTGGACGGAATAATCTCACCCTTCATGCGATAAGGAAAAGATGCTGCTTCGTCAACAATGCGTTTAGCCGCTGCAAACTCCGCCTCCGATTTGATTCGGGTACTCCCGGATTCCGTGATCAACAGTTGAATGATCTCCTCTTTTCGCTCCGCCATCAGGGATGAAACTTTACGCAATACCTCTTCTTTCGCAGCAGGTAATGACTTCGCCCATTCAATCGAATTTTTCTGAGCTGACTCATAAGCCTTATCTATGTCTTCCTTATTGGAAGAGCGCCATGTGGCAATAACTTCTCCCGTATAAGGATTGATATTCTCCATTGTTTTCTCACCGGAGCCATCTACCCAGCTGCCATTAATATATTGTTTCGTCCATGTTGTATGTTCAGTGTCCATTAAAGTCATGTGAATACGCCTCCTGATCAAGATTGAATGTCACACCTGCACAACGGTGTAATACATCATTAACCTTGTTCAGAATTACGCAAACGTGAAGACCTGAATTAGCTCTTCCATTCCTTAAGCTTAAGGAAACAACACAATCCACAGTATTTTGCCGCCCTGTAAGTCTTTCATCTGTCAGGCAGGCTCTTCTCTCCAAAGAGGCTCAAGTCTTCCCATCCGTAGCCAACTTCGATCAGATCTTGACCACCAATGCGGAGGGACTGTGTCTGGACTGGAGTGCCTCCCATCTTTTCATAGAAGCGACAAGCTGAATTACGCTCCAAAGCCCATATGATCAAACGTTTCATATTGTGGGTCTGCAGATGATGAACGACATGTGTCGCCAGTTGCTGACCTATCCCCGTTTGTTGCACTTCCTTCAGCAAATATATGGCGTACAACTCTCCATCATAAGGTAATTTTCCTTCACGCTCCTTACCCCCACAAGCAAATCCGACAATGTTCCCATCATCCTGTTCAGCTACCACCAGGATCTGATCCTTTTCGCCAGAACGAATGGTCTTCTCCCACTGGGGCAATCTTGATTCTATAGTCAAATGATCCAAAAAATCGTCAGGCACAATTCCCCGATACGTTGTTTTCCAACTCTCTGTATGTACATGGGCTATTCCTTGCGCATCCCCTTCCCGCGCCCGCCTGATCAGCATAGCTATCACTCACTTTCTCTCGTAACTGCCTTAGATTTACCATATTATATGTTCTTCTTTATATAATTCC
The nucleotide sequence above comes from Paenibacillus sp. W2I17. Encoded proteins:
- a CDS encoding GNAT family N-acetyltransferase — protein: MLIRRAREGDAQGIAHVHTESWKTTYRGIVPDDFLDHLTIESRLPQWEKTIRSGEKDQILVVAEQDDGNIVGFACGGKEREGKLPYDGELYAIYLLKEVQQTGIGQQLATHVVHHLQTHNMKRLIIWALERNSACRFYEKMGGTPVQTQSLRIGGQDLIEVGYGWEDLSLFGEKSLPDR
- a CDS encoding aldehyde dehydrogenase family protein; this translates as MTLMDTEHTTWTKQYINGSWVDGSGEKTMENINPYTGEVIATWRSSNKEDIDKAYESAQKNSIEWAKSLPAAKEEVLRKVSSLMAERKEEIIQLLITESGSTRIKSEAEFAAAKRIVDEAASFPYRMKGEIIPSNTPGKENRVVREPKGVIGVIGPWNFPLHLCLRSVAPAIALGNGVVIKPASDTPITAGWLIADLFEQAGLPVGVLNVVAGSGSEIGDYFVAHPVPKVISFTGSTEVGQGIGKLAGEHLKETALELGGNNAMVVLEDADIERAAEAAVFGKFLHQGQICMALNRIIVHADIYDKFVDSFVAKTKNVQAGDPADAKTLVGPLIREKEVERLLELVNKTKAEGARLLLGGTSKGSVLSPTVLADVKPEQDIVQQELFGPVAVIMKAHDEQEAVRLANDTPYGLSGSVFTQDLNRGYQVAQRIESGMVHVNDQSVNDEAHVMFGGEKASGIGRFGGDWAIEKFTRTRWISIQHQYREYPGVK